A single region of the Strigops habroptila isolate Jane chromosome 3, bStrHab1.2.pri, whole genome shotgun sequence genome encodes:
- the TMEM52B gene encoding transmembrane protein 52B isoform X2, whose protein sequence is MVEILPCILYSLANYFLYLLLLSCSGMEWDHLWYIWLVVVIGGLLLLCGLVSICVRCCFHCHHTGEESGPQPYEVTVIAFDHDSTLQSTITSLHSVFGPAARRILAVAHSHNAAQGTPPLSASDTPPVYEEALRMSRFTVAKTGQKVPDLDPVPEEKLQASVKGKDAQEALPGH, encoded by the exons ATGGTTGAGATCCTCCCATGTATTTTGTATTCTCTGGCTAACTATTTCTTGTATCTTCTTCTCCTCAGCTGTTCAGGTATGGAGTGGGACCATTTGTGGTATATCTG GCTGGTTGTGGTGATCGGtgggctgctgctcctgtgtggCCTGGTTTCCATCTGCGTGAGATGCTGTTTTCATTGTCATCACACAGGGGAGGAATCAGGTCCTCAGCCCTATGAGGTTACCGTCATTGCTTTTGATCATGACAGCACCCTCCAGAGCACCATTACCT CTCTCCACTCTGTGTTTGGGCCTGCTGCCAGGAGGATATTAGCAGTGGCACACTCCCATAATGCTGCGCAGGGAACACCACCCCTCTCGGCATCAGACACTCCTCCAGTCTACGAAGAGGCTCTGCGCATGAGCAGATTCACAGTTGCCAAGACAGGGCAGAAAGTGCCAGACCTGGATCCAGTGCCAGAGGAGAAATTGCAGGCATCTGTCAAGGGCAAGGATGCCCAGGAAGCCCTCCCAGGGCACTAG
- the GABARAPL1 gene encoding gamma-aminobutyric acid receptor-associated protein-like 1 yields the protein MKFQYKEDHPFEYRKKEGEKIRKKYPDRVPVIVEKAPKARVPDLDKRKYLVPSDLTVGQFYFLIRKRIHLRPEDALFFFVNNTIPPTSATMGQLYEDNHEEDYFLYVAYSDESVYGK from the exons ATGAAGTTCCAGTACAAGGAAGACCACCCGTTCgagtacaggaaaaaagaaggggagaaaatcCGGAAGAAATATCCCGACAGAGTCCCT GTAATTGTGGAAAAAGCACCAAAAGCCAGAGTACCCGATCTAGACAAAAGGAAGTATCTTGTGCCTTCTGACCTCACAG TTGGCCAATTCTACTTCTTAATCCGAAAGCGGATCCACCTGAGGCCAGAAGATGCCCTATTCTTCTTTGTCAATAATACCATCCCTCCCACCAGTGCTACTATGGGCCAGCTGTATGAG GATAACCATGAAGAGGACTATTTTCTCTATGTGGCCTACAGTGATGAGAGCGTCTATGGCAAGTGA